A section of the Ignavibacteriales bacterium genome encodes:
- the dnaK gene encoding molecular chaperone DnaK, with amino-acid sequence MGKIIGIDLGTTNSCVAVMEGSDPVVIPNAEGHRTTPSVVAFTKNGDRLVGDAAKRQAITNPQNTISSIKRFMGRRYDEVTDEIGKVPYKVIKGENDTARIEIDDPATGQKRVYSPPEISAMILQKMKKTAEDYLGQPVTEAVVTVPAYFNDSQRQATKDAGKIAGLDVKRIINEPTAAALAYGLDKKKANEKVAVYDLGGGTFDISILELGDGVFEVKSTNGDGHLGGDDFDQVLIDYLADEFQKKEGVDLRKDPIALQRLKEAAENAKKALSTSTSTEVNLPYITATQDGAKFLLETITRSKFEQLISDLVDRTVGPCKKALEDSGFSANEIDEVILVGGSTRIPLVQETVKKIFGKEPHKGVNPDEVVAIGAAIQGGVLAGDVQDVLLLDVTPLSLGIETLGGVMTKLIEANTTIPTKKSQTFSTASDNQPSVEIHVLQGERPMANDNRTLGRFHLDGIPPAPRGLPQIEVTFDIDANGILNVSAKDLGTGKTQDIKITHSSGLSDQEIEKMKSDAKEHAEEDKQKKELIDVQNEADSIAFQGEKQLKELGDKLDADTKSKIQAALDRVNSVKAGTDKNEIRSAIDDYNKLWQEASSKMYEQSAQQPGGQSGPQGGGAGSQTPPPSDGEQTQGGGSEGDNVENADFEVVDDDKKDE; translated from the coding sequence ATGGGAAAAATAATTGGAATCGACCTGGGTACTACGAACTCCTGTGTCGCCGTTATGGAAGGTAGCGACCCCGTCGTTATCCCCAATGCTGAAGGACACCGGACTACACCGTCCGTCGTGGCTTTCACAAAGAACGGAGACAGGCTCGTAGGTGATGCCGCCAAAAGGCAGGCGATCACAAACCCGCAGAACACCATATCCTCCATCAAGAGGTTCATGGGTCGCAGATATGATGAGGTCACAGATGAGATTGGCAAGGTTCCGTACAAAGTGATCAAAGGCGAAAACGATACCGCGCGTATCGAGATCGACGACCCGGCTACTGGACAAAAGAGAGTTTACTCTCCGCCGGAGATTTCCGCTATGATTCTTCAAAAAATGAAGAAGACCGCGGAAGACTATCTCGGACAGCCAGTTACAGAAGCCGTCGTTACTGTCCCTGCTTACTTCAATGACTCGCAAAGGCAGGCAACAAAAGACGCCGGAAAGATCGCCGGACTCGATGTAAAACGTATTATAAACGAACCCACGGCGGCAGCGCTTGCCTACGGTCTCGACAAAAAGAAAGCTAACGAAAAAGTCGCTGTGTACGACCTTGGCGGTGGTACATTCGATATTTCCATACTGGAACTCGGTGACGGCGTTTTCGAAGTGAAATCCACCAACGGTGACGGTCACCTCGGTGGTGATGACTTCGACCAGGTGCTCATTGATTACCTCGCCGACGAATTCCAGAAAAAAGAAGGCGTCGATCTCCGCAAGGACCCGATCGCTCTTCAAAGACTAAAAGAAGCCGCGGAAAACGCCAAAAAGGCGCTCTCTACTTCGACTTCTACGGAAGTTAACCTTCCGTACATCACGGCTACGCAGGACGGAGCTAAGTTCCTCCTCGAAACCATCACGCGTTCTAAATTCGAACAGCTCATCAGCGACCTCGTTGACAGAACGGTTGGACCGTGCAAAAAAGCTCTCGAAGACTCAGGCTTCAGCGCTAATGAGATCGACGAAGTTATTCTCGTCGGTGGCTCTACCCGTATCCCGCTCGTTCAGGAGACGGTGAAAAAGATATTCGGCAAAGAACCACACAAAGGTGTTAACCCGGATGAAGTCGTCGCGATCGGCGCCGCTATTCAGGGCGGTGTGCTTGCCGGTGACGTACAGGACGTGCTCCTGCTCGACGTTACCCCGCTCTCGCTCGGTATCGAAACTCTCGGCGGTGTGATGACAAAGCTCATCGAAGCCAATACGACTATCCCGACCAAAAAGTCGCAGACATTCTCGACCGCGTCGGATAATCAGCCCTCTGTAGAGATACACGTGCTTCAGGGTGAACGCCCTATGGCGAATGACAATAGGACGCTCGGACGCTTCCATCTCGATGGAATACCCCCGGCTCCAAGAGGGCTCCCGCAGATCGAGGTCACCTTCGACATCGATGCTAACGGTATCCTCAACGTATCCGCCAAAGACCTCGGCACGGGCAAGACTCAGGATATCAAGATCACGCACTCCTCCGGTCTGAGTGATCAGGAGATAGAAAAGATGAAATCAGACGCTAAAGAACACGCTGAAGAAGACAAACAAAAGAAAGAACTTATAGACGTCCAAAACGAAGCCGACTCGATCGCGTTCCAGGGCGAAAAACAGCTCAAGGAACTCGGCGACAAACTCGATGCGGATACAAAGAGCAAGATTCAAGCCGCTCTCGACCGCGTCAACAGTGTAAAAGCAGGCACCGATAAAAATGAGATACGCTCCGCTATAGATGACTACAACAAGCTCTGGCAGGAAGCCTCCTCTAAAATGTATGAGCAGTCCGCTCAACAGCCGGGAGGACAATCCGGACCGCAAGGTGGTGGCGCAGGAAGTCAGACTCCCCCGCCCTCAGACGGAGAGCAGACACAGGGTGGTGGAAGCGAAGGCGATAACGTAGAAAACGCCGACTTCGAAGTAGTAGACGACGACAAAAAAGACGAATAA
- a CDS encoding GIY-YIG nuclease family protein produces MGDKISLFDTNFIVCDVETTGGSAFNNRITEIALIKVQGFEITDKLTTLINPRQHIPTGIQYLTGITNEMVMNKPVFSEVSDKLVRFICDSDFPKGRGRTLALPHDTIFVGHNVRFDYNFVRESFLRNPDPLGLNMATLCTAKLARRILKRLKSKSLANVANHLEIPLDNHHRAYDDALATAKILIHFLNKMADDYDFEHTYEVLKFQNTRIYTSQKKSPALRRVKLDLRTLPDNPGVYFMRNRNGDPIYIGKAKSLKDRVSSYFRHNDELSHKIRKMLANVHSVDFQLTDSELSALILESRLIKKEKPIFNSAIKRYRFHPFIKIDVQNHYPRVEKVYEIENDGANYYGPFSSGLTVNKLVKDINAQFKLRKCDEKKFKPSRNHSTCMYYDIGQCHAPCNLTQALSDYRKEVDSVHRYITSAEPESVQRILLKKMDDFAENFEYEQAAFIRDRLKDIEKVLSYQKVITSAINNKKIIIKCDNRKAREVFFIHNGKLVQTYTLRKPQRDSSVDMDQKDLMGEITDTTDYLFFSISKFARHKYTPQELDEIKVISNWLALNRDRNRVLEITERHTKKDIVNFVFG; encoded by the coding sequence ATGGGCGATAAAATTTCACTTTTCGATACAAACTTTATTGTGTGCGATGTCGAGACCACAGGAGGCTCCGCATTCAATAACCGCATCACCGAGATAGCCCTTATCAAAGTCCAGGGCTTTGAGATCACCGATAAATTAACAACGTTAATAAATCCCCGTCAGCACATTCCAACGGGTATCCAGTACCTCACCGGAATCACCAATGAGATGGTAATGAATAAACCGGTTTTCAGTGAGGTATCGGATAAGCTGGTCAGATTTATTTGCGACAGTGATTTCCCGAAGGGAAGGGGAAGGACTCTTGCTCTGCCCCACGACACGATCTTCGTCGGGCATAACGTCCGCTTCGATTATAACTTCGTCCGCGAGTCGTTCCTCCGCAACCCCGACCCGCTTGGTCTGAACATGGCAACGCTATGCACCGCTAAGCTGGCACGCCGCATCCTCAAACGCCTCAAAAGTAAGTCGCTTGCCAATGTAGCGAACCACCTGGAAATACCGCTCGACAATCATCACCGCGCTTACGATGACGCGCTCGCTACCGCTAAAATACTCATTCACTTCCTCAATAAGATGGCGGATGATTACGACTTCGAGCATACGTACGAGGTGTTGAAATTCCAGAATACGCGGATCTACACTTCCCAGAAGAAATCGCCCGCGCTCCGCAGGGTTAAGCTCGACCTCCGCACACTGCCCGACAACCCGGGCGTGTACTTTATGAGGAACCGGAACGGGGACCCCATTTACATCGGCAAGGCGAAATCACTCAAGGACCGCGTGTCGTCTTACTTCCGCCACAATGACGAACTGTCTCACAAGATACGCAAGATGCTCGCCAATGTGCACTCTGTGGATTTCCAGCTCACAGATAGCGAACTCTCCGCGCTGATACTCGAGTCACGCCTTATAAAGAAGGAGAAACCTATATTCAACTCCGCTATCAAGCGTTACCGCTTCCATCCGTTCATCAAGATTGACGTGCAGAATCATTATCCTCGAGTGGAAAAGGTGTACGAGATAGAGAACGATGGCGCTAACTATTACGGACCGTTTTCCAGCGGACTGACGGTGAATAAGCTTGTGAAGGATATCAACGCGCAGTTCAAATTGCGTAAATGCGACGAAAAGAAGTTCAAGCCGTCACGCAATCACTCTACGTGTATGTATTACGATATAGGGCAGTGTCACGCCCCGTGTAACTTAACACAGGCGCTCTCGGATTACCGTAAGGAGGTGGATAGTGTGCACCGCTACATAACTTCAGCCGAACCGGAGTCGGTACAGAGGATATTATTGAAGAAGATGGACGACTTTGCCGAGAATTTCGAGTACGAGCAGGCGGCATTTATACGTGACAGGTTAAAGGACATAGAGAAGGTGCTGAGCTACCAGAAGGTCATTACCTCCGCTATCAATAATAAGAAGATCATTATCAAATGTGATAACCGCAAGGCGCGCGAGGTATTCTTCATTCATAACGGAAAACTGGTGCAGACTTATACGCTTCGCAAGCCCCAGCGGGATTCAAGTGTCGATATGGATCAAAAGGATTTAATGGGGGAGATAACCGACACGACGGATTACCTATTCTTTTCGATTAGCAAGTTCGCACGGCATAAATACACACCGCAGGAGCTGGACGAGATAAAGGTCATTTCCAACTGGCTCGCGCTCAACCGCGACCGAAACCGCGTACTTGAAATAACCGAGCGCCACACCAAAAAAGACATCGTAAACTTCGTTTTCGGATGA
- a CDS encoding tyrosinase family protein, with product MGKDESFKKWSRKEFIYLSTMGIASLALPLWFGGCEQIEEAIRNRPMRRYIRDGSPELDDMIAIYKEAVNIMKSLPSTDKRNWDYQANIHYYHCSHRNWFFFPWHRAYLYYFETICRKLTGENSFALPYWNWSLNDRKIPSQFWGSTNPLYESNRIANASFQFDIATVGETNLANLLGYDFISFAVNSSLSGPGQVESGPHNHIHSNIGGIMSTFHSPLDPIFYCHHSMVDYMWAVWNINCGNENTSDPNWKDHTFNNIFVDWNGDDIDTVSVLGTIALPLITYKYELSPPYETICPNNFNRFTSEKDNEFIAFRKKLEEGVDIRMEYKLQTPIGKGIEIYSSRKNTTLEVKVGQDLIEMSSNPTDKNKVLLSLEDIKQPIESNFFVRVYVNMPEATKETSTDNVHYAGSFAFFFDPTAENHHGSMNNTFIVDLTRTMKELKKAGERTDSTNFTITFIIVPSNDKVALPDFSFFIKEIKLGVGTVIINNK from the coding sequence ATGGGAAAAGACGAAAGTTTTAAAAAGTGGAGCAGAAAAGAATTTATTTATTTATCCACGATGGGCATTGCCTCCCTTGCATTGCCACTTTGGTTTGGCGGGTGCGAACAAATCGAAGAAGCCATACGGAACAGACCAATGCGAAGATATATCCGCGATGGTTCTCCGGAATTAGACGATATGATCGCAATCTATAAAGAAGCAGTCAACATCATGAAGTCGTTACCATCTACAGACAAAAGAAACTGGGATTATCAAGCGAATATTCATTATTATCATTGTTCACATAGGAATTGGTTTTTCTTTCCCTGGCACAGAGCATATCTGTATTACTTTGAGACTATATGCAGAAAACTCACAGGTGAAAACAGCTTCGCATTACCTTACTGGAATTGGTCTTTAAACGACAGAAAAATTCCTTCGCAATTCTGGGGAAGCACTAACCCATTGTATGAATCAAACAGAATTGCTAATGCGTCATTCCAATTCGACATAGCAACTGTCGGTGAGACAAATCTGGCCAACTTACTTGGCTATGATTTTATTTCTTTTGCAGTTAACTCAAGTCTATCTGGCCCGGGACAGGTTGAATCAGGTCCACATAATCATATTCACAGCAATATTGGGGGAATTATGAGCACTTTTCACTCCCCATTAGACCCGATATTCTATTGTCATCATAGTATGGTGGATTATATGTGGGCAGTATGGAACATAAATTGCGGGAATGAAAATACTTCCGATCCCAACTGGAAAGATCATACTTTTAACAATATCTTTGTAGACTGGAATGGGGATGACATAGATACAGTCTCAGTTTTAGGAACTATCGCTTTGCCCTTAATTACTTATAAGTATGAGTTAAGTCCTCCTTATGAAACTATCTGCCCAAACAACTTTAATAGATTTACAAGCGAGAAAGACAATGAATTTATAGCATTCAGGAAAAAATTAGAAGAAGGTGTTGACATAAGGATGGAATACAAATTACAAACTCCAATAGGTAAAGGAATCGAGATCTATTCTTCCAGGAAGAATACAACATTGGAAGTAAAAGTAGGACAAGACCTAATAGAGATGTCATCAAATCCAACAGACAAAAACAAAGTGCTTCTTTCTCTGGAAGATATCAAACAGCCAATCGAAAGTAACTTTTTTGTAAGAGTTTATGTCAATATGCCTGAGGCGACAAAAGAAACTTCAACAGACAATGTCCATTACGCAGGTAGTTTTGCATTCTTTTTCGACCCAACCGCTGAGAATCATCACGGAAGCATGAACAATACTTTTATAGTCGACCTAACCCGCACAATGAAGGAACTTAAAAAAGCCGGAGAAAGAACTGATTCAACAAATTTTACAATAACATTTATTATAGTTCCTTCAAACGATAAAGTAGCTTTACCCGACTTCAGTTTTTTTATAAAAGAGATTAAGTTAGGTGTAGGAACAGTAATCATTAACAATAAATAA
- a CDS encoding Hsp20/alpha crystallin family protein: MNLVKFNKPKGLASFDEAIDSIFSDWAGISRNINVTPRTEIREDNDNFYLTLEMPGVKKEDVKVNIENGVLSIKGTKNKETKTENENVLMSERYYGEFSRSFNLSKDIKTDAIDAEFKDGVLNIVLPKVEEAKPVVKEVTIK; the protein is encoded by the coding sequence ATGAACTTAGTTAAATTTAACAAACCAAAAGGATTAGCTTCATTCGATGAAGCAATAGACTCGATCTTCAGCGATTGGGCTGGTATCAGCAGGAATATTAACGTTACCCCGAGGACAGAGATCAGGGAAGACAACGACAATTTCTACCTGACCCTCGAAATGCCGGGCGTTAAGAAAGAGGACGTTAAAGTTAACATTGAAAACGGTGTCCTTTCAATTAAAGGCACCAAAAACAAAGAAACCAAGACCGAAAATGAAAACGTGCTTATGAGCGAAAGATACTACGGCGAGTTCAGCCGCAGCTTCAATCTTTCCAAGGACATAAAGACCGACGCTATCGACGCAGAGTTTAAAGACGGTGTATTAAACATCGTTCTTCCAAAAGTCGAAGAAGCCAAGCCGGTCGTAAAAGAAGTGACTATTAAGTAA
- a CDS encoding ATP-binding protein gives MEHTKLPDCLIINELEFKSECRKDINFNYISILDSFREKVSNETKYINLLFDEYTPHDEENHFSRLFHNAQILLGENLIKSLNATELFILSLSLYGHDWGMAISKDEKEYILSKGLKYEKNISDFCLISDEWQRLFNFATDEQIPISNITFLADIPLKKWRDYIRKTHGDRSGARIRKYFDTINNGVGEAAARVCEGHLYDFEKLNDYQNYPISFSVLNENINIKALTIYLRLIDLLDISEQRTPFILWKFINPRDLTSKLEWQKHRALYSITTREYLLGRVILVTGGTDDYIVYASLTDLRILCENELNQCNNLLDQMNIQKYFLDLKHVEWNVDAKGFVPISIQFEFDRKQMFNILSDEIYDNDSKVFIRELLQNSIDAIHLRRKLLNLKQINFIGQIDVSIDQYTNGMVVTIKDDGIGMDEYIIKNYLSIAGKSYYRSNEFIREGLNIDSISRFGIGILSCFMVAEGIEIETHRDQYISNSQNLLKIKIPSVDKQFRIESVKSTNETPIGTKINIYINNEILDRIGEEFDENNLVEYIKTIAGFVDIPILIKTKTSKVLVINNEYKDTYLNFQKDNFEIHSIDLEYPTNEIFEEYSSYLADELFLKLDFDLKIDLKLENVNGSLSYMIPKQADMDLLMNDEYNFSYDEAKVINRSDTIPPSTRFNWSETWTSYTVNDYESEVFNSRLPYKVYLNGILLSNPEPPDYEEYELGYMKLDQKYSDYLQSKMEPEKYYFPVPQLIANFENSEDIKINISRSKIQNFKWYDKIFHNHLSLIYEKYIEKVFDLNPIEKIYSLCRLIIFHYINIIDLFESTVFNNDLWPIPFITESGSYIVQDFKDCGNIIYLFPAAISDELSNYLMSIYFPNLYIDKYLKNWKGEKSMLFSNSYKRRQNITFTIDSIINFQRFLLNANYEFTQIKFVYFNSKKIIYQEIFERIVKKPELFDVIRKDFKVNPYNASELRILNENVFEYIRIPKIVKFSSPYEKYAFVEWDLINSAHEVGIFLLTIYTRILKKTNDDDFTTFIKKFKYYYDILPFVSFSHYGELDIDKINDNLSNLIDFLIENGILDQSHKDFSIKTDFFIPEYFECKENHVETKFILYDLVNVDDKFGNAIK, from the coding sequence TTGGAGCATACAAAGTTACCTGATTGTTTGATAATTAATGAATTAGAGTTCAAGTCGGAATGTAGAAAGGACATAAATTTTAATTATATTTCTATCCTTGATTCTTTTCGTGAAAAGGTTTCAAATGAGACAAAATATATAAATTTACTTTTCGATGAATACACTCCCCATGATGAAGAAAATCATTTTTCGAGATTATTTCATAATGCTCAGATTCTTCTAGGGGAAAATTTGATTAAATCTTTGAATGCAACAGAACTATTTATTTTATCCTTATCCTTATATGGACATGACTGGGGAATGGCAATTAGCAAAGATGAAAAAGAATACATCTTAAGTAAAGGATTAAAGTATGAGAAAAATATTTCTGATTTTTGTTTAATAAGTGATGAGTGGCAAAGACTATTTAACTTTGCTACTGACGAACAAATTCCAATAAGTAATATAACTTTTTTAGCAGACATTCCATTAAAAAAATGGAGGGATTATATTAGAAAAACTCACGGTGATAGAAGTGGCGCTCGGATAAGAAAATATTTTGATACTATTAATAATGGAGTTGGGGAAGCAGCCGCACGAGTTTGTGAGGGACATTTATATGATTTTGAAAAATTAAACGATTATCAGAATTACCCAATATCTTTCTCTGTTTTAAATGAAAATATAAATATAAAAGCCTTAACAATTTATCTAAGGCTAATAGATCTTTTGGACATAAGTGAGCAAAGAACTCCTTTTATCTTGTGGAAGTTCATTAATCCAAGAGATCTCACTTCCAAACTTGAATGGCAAAAACATAGAGCTCTATATTCTATAACAACACGAGAGTATCTTTTAGGAAGAGTTATTCTTGTAACAGGAGGTACTGATGACTATATAGTTTATGCTAGTCTTACAGATTTAAGGATACTGTGCGAAAATGAATTGAACCAATGTAATAATCTTCTAGATCAAATGAATATTCAAAAATATTTTTTAGATCTAAAACACGTTGAGTGGAATGTTGATGCAAAAGGTTTTGTCCCAATCTCCATACAATTTGAATTTGATAGAAAACAAATGTTCAATATTTTAAGTGATGAAATTTATGACAATGATTCTAAAGTGTTTATACGAGAACTTTTGCAGAACAGTATTGATGCTATTCATTTAAGAAGAAAGCTACTAAATCTAAAACAAATAAATTTTATCGGACAAATTGATGTGTCCATAGACCAGTACACGAATGGAATGGTTGTTACAATAAAAGATGATGGGATTGGTATGGATGAATACATTATCAAGAATTATTTAAGTATTGCCGGAAAAAGTTATTATAGAAGCAATGAATTCATAAGAGAAGGATTAAATATCGATTCTATATCTAGGTTTGGAATTGGTATATTAAGCTGTTTTATGGTCGCTGAGGGAATAGAAATAGAAACACATAGAGATCAATACATTAGCAATAGTCAAAATCTACTAAAAATAAAAATCCCATCAGTTGATAAACAATTCAGAATAGAATCAGTTAAATCAACTAATGAAACACCAATCGGAACTAAAATTAATATTTATATAAATAATGAAATTTTAGATAGAATAGGTGAGGAATTTGATGAAAATAATTTAGTGGAATATATTAAAACAATTGCTGGGTTTGTTGACATTCCTATATTGATTAAAACTAAAACCAGCAAAGTACTAGTGATTAATAATGAATACAAAGATACATATTTAAACTTTCAAAAAGATAATTTTGAAATACACTCGATTGATTTAGAATATCCTACGAATGAAATCTTCGAAGAATATAGTTCTTACTTAGCTGATGAGTTATTTCTTAAATTAGATTTTGATTTAAAAATCGATTTAAAATTGGAAAATGTTAATGGATCACTCTCCTATATGATACCTAAACAAGCTGATATGGATCTATTAATGAATGATGAGTATAATTTTAGTTATGATGAAGCAAAAGTTATTAATCGATCTGACACAATACCCCCATCTACAAGATTTAACTGGTCCGAAACCTGGACATCATACACTGTGAATGATTATGAAAGTGAAGTTTTCAATTCAAGATTACCCTATAAGGTTTACTTAAACGGAATATTATTATCAAATCCGGAACCTCCAGACTATGAAGAATATGAGCTAGGTTATATGAAGTTAGATCAAAAATATAGCGATTACTTACAATCCAAGATGGAACCAGAAAAATATTATTTCCCAGTCCCCCAATTGATTGCAAACTTTGAGAACTCAGAGGATATAAAGATTAACATAAGTAGATCAAAAATACAAAATTTTAAATGGTATGATAAGATTTTTCATAATCATCTAAGTTTAATTTATGAAAAATATATAGAAAAGGTTTTTGATCTAAATCCGATTGAAAAAATCTATTCTCTATGTAGATTAATCATTTTCCATTACATTAATATTATTGATTTATTTGAGAGTACAGTATTCAATAATGACTTATGGCCAATACCATTTATCACCGAGTCTGGATCTTATATTGTCCAAGACTTTAAAGATTGTGGGAACATAATATATTTATTTCCAGCAGCCATTAGTGACGAGTTATCAAACTATTTAATGAGTATTTATTTCCCAAATTTATATATAGATAAATATCTGAAAAATTGGAAAGGTGAAAAATCAATGTTATTTTCAAACTCATATAAACGGAGGCAAAATATAACTTTTACTATAGACTCTATAATAAATTTTCAAAGGTTTTTGCTGAATGCTAATTATGAGTTTACGCAAATAAAATTTGTCTACTTTAACTCTAAAAAAATTATCTACCAAGAGATATTTGAAAGGATAGTTAAAAAACCAGAGTTATTTGACGTAATAAGAAAAGATTTTAAAGTAAACCCTTATAATGCCTCAGAATTGAGGATTTTGAATGAAAATGTGTTCGAATATATACGTATTCCAAAAATTGTAAAATTTTCAAGTCCCTATGAAAAATATGCTTTTGTTGAGTGGGACTTAATCAACTCTGCTCATGAAGTTGGAATCTTTTTGTTAACAATTTACACAAGGATACTAAAAAAAACTAATGATGATGACTTTACAACTTTTATAAAAAAATTCAAGTATTATTATGATATATTACCCTTTGTTTCATTTTCTCATTATGGAGAACTCGATATTGATAAAATTAATGACAATCTATCAAATCTTATAGATTTTCTAATTGAAAATGGAATACTTGACCAAAGCCATAAAGATTTTTCAATTAAAACTGATTTTTTCATTCCCGAGTATTTTGAATGCAAAGAAAATCATGTTGAAACTAAATTCATTTTGTATGACTTAGTGAACGTCGATGATAAATTTGGTAATGCAATTAAGTAA